In Lysinibacillus sp. FSL M8-0337, the following proteins share a genomic window:
- a CDS encoding DNA-dependent RNA polymerase subunit epsilon, with protein MIYKVYYQEKANEIPVRENTKSLYLEAASEREVRQKLQDRHYNIEFIQLLEGNYLEYEQASPNFILEEI; from the coding sequence ATGATTTACAAAGTTTATTATCAAGAAAAAGCAAATGAGATTCCAGTTCGCGAAAACACTAAAAGTCTATACCTTGAAGCTGCTTCAGAACGTGAAGTACGTCAAAAGTTACAAGACCGTCATTACAACATTGAGTTCATTCAACTGCTTGAAGGTAACTATTTAGAGTACGAACAAGCAAGTCCGAACTTCATCTTGGAGGAAATTTAA
- a CDS encoding Cof-type HAD-IIB family hydrolase, with amino-acid sequence MKKILFFDVDGTLYNSEKVMPASAKEALLEARRKGYELAIATGRAPFMIEPLLEELDINTYVTFNGQYVVYQGEVVYANGVEKEELAKIIAFGEARNEPVVFLDDKRMIASVGGHNKVSESLNTLKYPYPELDSSYYMQHDVYQTLIFMEEKDEHLYYEAFPNVQFVRWHEYSCDILPKGGSKAAGIEKVLAKMGLTLEDAIAFGDGMNDIEMLEAVGTSVAMGNGHEKVKAVATHITDHVDADGLAKAMSYLKII; translated from the coding sequence ATGAAAAAAATTTTATTTTTTGATGTAGATGGAACGCTTTATAACAGTGAAAAAGTAATGCCTGCTTCTGCCAAAGAAGCGCTATTGGAAGCACGTCGCAAAGGGTATGAGCTTGCAATCGCTACTGGACGTGCACCATTTATGATTGAACCATTGCTAGAAGAGCTTGATATTAATACGTATGTGACCTTTAATGGACAGTACGTCGTTTATCAAGGCGAGGTTGTCTACGCAAATGGGGTAGAAAAAGAAGAATTAGCTAAAATTATTGCCTTTGGAGAAGCGCGCAATGAACCCGTTGTTTTTTTAGATGACAAGCGAATGATTGCGTCAGTTGGAGGGCATAACAAGGTATCCGAAAGTTTAAACACGTTAAAATACCCGTACCCAGAATTAGACTCATCTTATTATATGCAGCACGATGTTTATCAAACACTAATCTTTATGGAAGAGAAAGATGAACATTTGTATTATGAGGCATTTCCAAATGTCCAGTTCGTGCGTTGGCATGAATATTCTTGTGATATTTTACCTAAAGGTGGTTCCAAGGCTGCTGGAATCGAAAAAGTGCTCGCGAAAATGGGCTTAACGTTAGAGGATGCCATTGCTTTTGGTGATGGTATGAATGATATTGAAATGTTAGAGGCTGTTGGTACGAGTGTGGCAATGGGGAATGGCCATGAAAAAGTAAAGGCGGTCGCGACACATATTACCGATCATGTAGATGCGGATGGACTTGCAAAAGCAATGAGCTATTTAAAAATTATTTAA
- a CDS encoding DeoR/GlpR family DNA-binding transcription regulator produces MYTVERQQHILQFIRNNKVVKLVTLTKEFNVSIETIRRDIQQLVQEKKIEKFYGGVKYIEPVEGLMDNRLTQQLTEKIAIAKACASLVDHGDCIFIDSGSTTYQMTPFLLGKEKLTVVTNSLPVAFDLIGSTIEVMIIGGRVRHSEKSVTSNDFLFRFDHLNINKAFICASGVTLEKGISDFSLEEAMTRKQLINISQTVYVATDSTKFNKDVAIQVCPLDEVDMILTDNGLPKETLQQFTEAGIKLEVVDI; encoded by the coding sequence ATGTATACAGTTGAAAGACAACAACATATTTTGCAATTCATTCGGAATAACAAGGTAGTAAAATTAGTAACCCTGACAAAAGAATTTAATGTATCAATAGAAACTATCCGAAGAGATATTCAACAACTTGTGCAAGAGAAGAAAATCGAGAAGTTTTATGGGGGTGTAAAATATATTGAACCCGTTGAAGGATTAATGGACAATCGATTAACACAGCAGTTAACAGAAAAAATCGCCATTGCCAAAGCTTGTGCTTCTTTAGTTGATCATGGTGACTGCATTTTTATCGATAGTGGCTCAACAACTTATCAAATGACACCATTTCTACTAGGAAAGGAGAAACTAACAGTCGTGACGAACTCTCTTCCTGTAGCATTTGATTTAATTGGTTCTACTATTGAAGTAATGATTATCGGCGGAAGAGTGCGACATTCGGAAAAATCGGTCACTTCAAATGACTTTCTTTTCCGCTTCGACCATCTCAATATTAATAAGGCATTTATATGTGCAAGTGGCGTGACATTAGAAAAAGGAATATCCGATTTTAGTTTAGAAGAAGCGATGACGAGGAAACAACTTATTAATATTTCGCAAACCGTTTATGTTGCGACTGATTCTACCAAATTCAATAAAGATGTGGCTATTCAAGTATGCCCGCTAGATGAGGTCGATATGATACTTACTGATAACGGACTGCCCAAAGAAACATTACAACAATTTACAGAAGCAGGAATTAAGCTGGAGGTTGTTGATATCTAA
- a CDS encoding ABC transporter ATP-binding protein → MLELKNISKSYKTKNVLRDISLTIDSGEIVSLLGPSGCGKTTLLNIVLGLTEQTDGQLFYNGQDISKQSMQDRGFNIVFQDFALFPHLNAYDNIVYGLKNKKQQMSKAEIQEYVDFLELAPHLHKKIHELSGGQKQRVSIARTLVMQPKILLLDEPLSALDGVIKESIKERIKSIARQFNLTTIIVTHDPEEALTLSDKVLIINEGTVSQYGTPHEILKTPKNQFVEDFILKQLHIKRHNIYQLFGESYA, encoded by the coding sequence TTGTTAGAACTAAAAAATATTTCAAAAAGTTATAAAACTAAAAATGTTTTAAGAGATATAAGTTTAACGATAGATTCTGGTGAAATTGTTTCGTTATTGGGGCCGAGTGGTTGTGGGAAAACGACATTACTCAACATTGTTTTAGGTCTCACAGAACAAACAGATGGACAACTTTTTTACAATGGACAAGATATTTCGAAACAATCAATGCAGGATAGAGGATTTAATATCGTTTTCCAAGATTTCGCGTTGTTCCCACATTTGAATGCTTACGACAATATCGTTTATGGCTTGAAAAATAAAAAACAGCAAATGTCAAAAGCTGAAATTCAGGAGTATGTGGATTTCTTAGAACTCGCTCCACATTTACATAAAAAGATTCACGAATTATCTGGTGGACAGAAACAGCGTGTCTCTATTGCTAGAACGCTTGTTATGCAGCCGAAAATTTTATTGCTAGATGAACCGTTAAGCGCGCTAGATGGTGTGATTAAAGAATCAATTAAGGAGCGCATTAAATCAATTGCTCGCCAATTTAATTTAACAACAATTATTGTGACACATGATCCTGAGGAGGCGCTCACGTTATCAGATAAAGTACTCATCATTAATGAGGGAACTGTCTCACAATATGGCACACCTCACGAAATATTGAAAACACCAAAAAATCAATTTGTAGAAGACTTTATATTAAAGCAACTTCATATTAAACGTCATAACATCTATCAACTGTTTGGAGAATCATATGCTTAA
- a CDS encoding ABC transporter permease subunit, producing the protein MLKTNKMVKILFLPIVFFFLFFLIVPLLYMFWQSLKKGNSVTIQNYVEALQSVEIREAFLNSFQVSFVAAVITTCLAFALAYAMHFTTMNQHIKKLVHIGVTLPMLLPTITYGFVLLYTFGNQGIITKLLGQPLVTIYGFNGLLIGYVLYTLPVAFILMQNSMQYIDKRFLLVSMLMHDRPSRRFYHTVFRPMIGTIGGAFILTFILSFTDFGIPASVGGGYKVIATELYQAMLGSIVRFEQGAVISVLMLVPAVLGIVMLSVLDRFNFQYKHVSQSALVVHRLRDSTFTVLSLVCVSTIFIIFSTMFIVPFTKGYPYDFSFTLEHVQNVLAEKNLIRVYMNSLIVAFFTAILGVGIAFVSALLNVRTPLKGRSTLDFASMITNTVPGMVLGLSYLFFFNGSSLKGTFFIIIAYTVVHFFTTPYLMAKNSLQKMDPTWEVTGELLKDSWLQTVIRVILPNIRPTIFQMFSYYFLNAMVTVSGVIFLVSTKTMLVSTRIKELQHFAKYTDIFVLSIFILCTNLIVKLGCDYITTKKEKFKEME; encoded by the coding sequence ATGCTTAAAACGAATAAAATGGTGAAAATTCTCTTTCTGCCAATTGTCTTCTTTTTTCTGTTCTTTTTAATTGTGCCATTACTTTATATGTTTTGGCAGTCTTTGAAAAAAGGCAATAGCGTAACGATTCAAAACTATGTAGAAGCATTACAGAGCGTTGAAATTCGAGAAGCGTTTCTTAATAGTTTCCAAGTGTCATTTGTCGCTGCTGTTATTACTACTTGTTTAGCGTTTGCTCTTGCCTATGCCATGCATTTTACGACAATGAATCAACATATAAAAAAGCTTGTACATATCGGGGTGACATTGCCGATGCTCTTGCCGACAATTACCTATGGTTTTGTATTGCTTTACACATTTGGCAATCAAGGAATTATAACAAAACTTCTGGGGCAGCCCTTAGTGACGATTTATGGATTTAATGGCTTGTTGATTGGGTATGTGCTTTACACATTGCCAGTTGCTTTTATCTTAATGCAAAATTCCATGCAATATATTGATAAACGCTTTTTGCTTGTCTCGATGTTAATGCATGATAGACCATCACGTCGATTTTACCATACCGTATTTCGACCAATGATAGGAACAATAGGTGGAGCCTTTATTTTAACGTTTATTTTAAGTTTTACCGATTTTGGCATTCCTGCTTCGGTAGGTGGGGGTTATAAAGTGATTGCAACAGAGCTATATCAAGCGATGCTTGGCTCTATTGTGCGATTTGAGCAAGGGGCGGTAATTTCTGTGCTCATGCTTGTCCCTGCTGTACTTGGCATCGTGATGCTGAGCGTGCTAGATCGATTTAATTTTCAATATAAGCATGTCAGTCAAAGTGCTCTAGTCGTTCATCGTCTTCGAGACAGTACATTTACAGTACTATCGTTAGTATGCGTAAGTACGATTTTTATCATCTTCTCAACAATGTTTATCGTGCCATTTACTAAGGGCTATCCATATGACTTTAGTTTCACATTGGAACATGTACAAAATGTTTTAGCAGAAAAGAATTTAATTAGGGTTTATATGAATTCCCTTATTGTTGCCTTTTTTACAGCCATTTTAGGTGTGGGCATCGCGTTTGTTTCAGCACTTCTAAATGTCAGAACACCGCTCAAAGGGAGAAGTACATTAGATTTTGCTTCAATGATTACCAATACAGTGCCAGGGATGGTACTCGGTCTTTCTTATTTATTTTTCTTCAATGGGAGTTCGCTTAAAGGGACCTTCTTCATCATTATTGCCTATACGGTTGTCCATTTCTTTACAACACCGTATTTAATGGCGAAAAACTCTTTGCAAAAAATGGACCCAACATGGGAAGTGACCGGAGAATTATTAAAGGACTCTTGGCTTCAAACGGTCATTCGCGTTATTTTGCCGAATATAAGACCTACTATTTTTCAAATGTTTAGCTATTATTTTTTAAATGCCATGGTGACAGTCAGTGGCGTAATTTTCCTTGTCAGTACGAAAACGATGCTTGTCTCCACGCGTATTAAAGAATTGCAGCATTTTGCGAAGTATACGGATATTTTTGTTCTCTCAATTTTTATTTTATGTACAAACCTCATTGTGAAATTAGGTTGTGACTATATAACAACAAAAAAAGAAAAGTTTAAGGAGATGGAATGA
- a CDS encoding extracellular solute-binding protein encodes MKKSTVMMFGTVSSAIVLAACGGAEADTKDQVIIYSNADDEAIEVMETTLDKKGYEGKYIIQSFGTSELGGKMMAEGKDIEADVVTMASYFIESAQTSKSMFVELSSELKPLDGGSTYALPILGNVGSIFINTDLLAQKGLPVPQTIKDLTKPEYKDLVSFPNILDSSTGWLLVQAIMSEYGEKEGKQVLADLIKNAGPHIESSGSGPIKKVKTGEVAAGFGLRIQAIDAKNEGLPIDYIDPTEGNFTLTESVAVVDKEGDEALASEIAKVIATEARADLLKQYPVALYEGEQVEEKYIPKYLKKWDTTLTVDLLEKHQTFFKEAQQ; translated from the coding sequence ATGAAAAAGTCGACAGTCATGATGTTTGGAACGGTGAGTTCTGCAATTGTATTAGCAGCGTGTGGAGGTGCGGAGGCTGATACGAAGGATCAAGTTATTATCTATTCTAATGCTGATGATGAAGCAATTGAAGTAATGGAAACCACACTCGATAAAAAGGGGTATGAAGGAAAGTATATTATCCAATCATTCGGTACATCTGAATTAGGTGGGAAAATGATGGCAGAGGGTAAGGATATTGAAGCGGATGTGGTAACAATGGCTTCTTACTTTATCGAAAGTGCTCAAACATCTAAATCAATGTTTGTCGAACTATCTTCAGAGTTAAAGCCGTTAGATGGTGGTTCAACTTATGCATTACCGATTTTAGGGAATGTCGGGTCTATTTTTATCAATACAGATTTATTGGCGCAAAAAGGGCTACCTGTGCCACAAACAATTAAAGATTTAACGAAGCCAGAATACAAAGATTTAGTTTCCTTTCCAAATATTTTAGATTCTTCTACTGGCTGGCTATTAGTTCAGGCGATTATGAGTGAATATGGCGAAAAAGAAGGAAAGCAAGTATTAGCAGATTTAATTAAAAATGCTGGACCGCATATTGAAAGTTCTGGTTCTGGTCCTATTAAAAAGGTGAAAACAGGAGAAGTCGCAGCAGGGTTTGGTTTGCGTATTCAAGCGATTGATGCAAAAAATGAGGGCTTACCAATCGACTATATTGACCCAACGGAAGGTAACTTCACGTTAACGGAATCTGTTGCCGTTGTAGATAAAGAAGGGGACGAGGCATTGGCGAGTGAGATAGCGAAGGTCATTGCGACTGAGGCGCGAGCAGATTTGTTAAAACAATATCCAGTAGCACTTTATGAAGGTGAGCAAGTAGAGGAAAAATATATTCCAAAATACTTAAAAAAATGGGATACGACTTTAACTGTCGATTTATTAGAAAAACATCAAACATTCTTTAAAGAAGCACAACAATAA
- the phnW gene encoding 2-aminoethylphosphonate--pyruvate transaminase, with amino-acid sequence MNTYKLLTPGPLTTTEAVKKEMLVDRCTWDDDYKQVTQTIRKQLVALAQVDETDYTAILMQGSGSFVVESVLTTAIGDADKVLIITNGAYGERIVEMATVLQLQHVVYSVPYHEQPSPLEVQAILEKDAAITHVAIVHCETTTGILNPIDEIGKVVKSFNKTFIVDAMSSFGGVPMNLSNMQIDFLISSANKCIQGVPGFGFVVAKIEALEKCKGQAKSVALDLYKQWEVMSVDGKWRFTSPTHVVAAFAKALEELAVEGGVAARYKRYAKNNQLLRDRLSRCGFKAYISAEMQSPIITTFLYPYEGFSFEHFYHEMKQAGFVIYPGKLTEFDTFRIGNIGDVHEEDMTTLCHVIENYMAVKNNEN; translated from the coding sequence ATGAATACCTACAAATTATTAACTCCCGGTCCATTAACAACTACAGAAGCAGTTAAAAAAGAGATGCTAGTGGATCGCTGTACATGGGATGACGACTACAAGCAAGTTACACAAACAATACGCAAACAGTTAGTAGCGTTAGCGCAGGTTGATGAAACAGACTATACAGCTATCTTAATGCAAGGAAGTGGGAGCTTTGTCGTTGAATCGGTTCTGACAACTGCTATTGGAGATGCAGATAAAGTACTCATTATCACAAATGGGGCATACGGGGAACGAATCGTAGAAATGGCAACTGTCCTTCAATTACAGCATGTCGTTTACAGTGTACCTTATCACGAGCAACCATCACCTTTAGAAGTACAAGCTATACTTGAAAAAGATGCTGCTATTACGCATGTAGCGATTGTACATTGTGAGACGACAACGGGGATATTAAATCCTATTGATGAAATAGGCAAAGTTGTAAAATCGTTTAATAAAACATTTATTGTAGATGCAATGAGTAGCTTTGGTGGCGTGCCAATGAATTTATCGAATATGCAAATTGATTTTTTAATCAGTAGTGCTAACAAATGTATTCAAGGCGTGCCAGGTTTTGGATTTGTTGTTGCGAAAATAGAAGCGTTAGAAAAATGTAAAGGACAGGCCAAAAGTGTAGCATTAGATTTATACAAACAATGGGAAGTGATGAGCGTAGATGGGAAATGGCGTTTTACATCACCAACTCATGTTGTAGCAGCCTTTGCAAAGGCGTTGGAGGAACTTGCTGTAGAAGGTGGCGTTGCGGCACGCTACAAACGATATGCTAAAAATAATCAACTTTTGCGTGATAGATTATCGCGCTGTGGTTTTAAAGCTTATATTTCAGCGGAAATGCAATCGCCGATTATCACGACGTTTTTATATCCATATGAAGGATTTTCTTTCGAGCATTTCTATCATGAAATGAAACAAGCAGGCTTTGTTATTTATCCTGGAAAGCTAACTGAATTTGATACATTCCGAATCGGTAATATAGGGGATGTTCATGAGGAAGATATGACTACATTATGTCATGTTATTGAAAACTATATGGCGGTGAAAAATAATGAAAATTGA
- the phnX gene encoding phosphonoacetaldehyde hydrolase, with amino-acid sequence MKIEAVIFDWAGTAVDFGCFAPVNVFLTIFEDAGVAVTLEEARKPMGMLKIDHIRTMLEMPRVSEEWARVYGHSFTEQDVQALYSQFETKLMASLAKYTDPIPYVKETVHQLRQAGIRIGSTTGYTATMMEVVTHHAAEKGYKPDFLVTPTDIGDKGRPYPYMIFRNLEELGVKATKQVVKVGDTTSDIQEALNAGVWAVGVIVGSSEMGLTEQEFMSLSDEEQQVVIEKTKAIFEQTGAHYTIQTMRELPALIETINARLA; translated from the coding sequence ATGAAAATTGAAGCGGTAATTTTTGATTGGGCAGGTACAGCGGTTGACTTTGGTTGTTTTGCACCTGTCAATGTATTTCTTACTATTTTTGAAGATGCAGGTGTTGCGGTGACACTAGAAGAAGCACGCAAACCGATGGGCATGTTAAAAATTGACCATATTCGGACGATGCTTGAGATGCCAAGAGTGAGTGAGGAATGGGCACGTGTGTATGGCCATTCATTTACAGAACAAGATGTACAGGCACTGTATTCGCAGTTTGAAACGAAATTAATGGCATCACTTGCTAAGTACACTGATCCGATTCCATATGTGAAAGAAACAGTGCATCAATTAAGACAAGCCGGAATACGCATTGGCTCCACAACAGGCTATACTGCCACGATGATGGAAGTCGTGACACATCATGCTGCTGAGAAAGGATACAAGCCTGATTTTTTAGTTACACCGACTGATATAGGAGATAAGGGACGTCCCTATCCATATATGATTTTCAGAAATTTAGAAGAACTTGGCGTGAAAGCGACAAAGCAAGTTGTTAAAGTCGGGGATACTACGTCAGATATACAAGAGGCATTAAATGCTGGAGTTTGGGCTGTTGGTGTAATAGTTGGCAGTTCTGAAATGGGCTTAACAGAACAGGAATTTATGAGTCTATCTGATGAGGAGCAACAAGTCGTTATTGAAAAAACAAAAGCTATTTTTGAACAAACAGGTGCACACTATACGATTCAAACAATGCGTGAGCTGCCGGCATTAATTGAGACAATTAATGCGCGATTAGCTTAA
- the def gene encoding peptide deformylase — protein MILMDDIIREGHPTLRTKTEEVQFPLTDEIKQLATDMLQFLINSQDPEIADKYDLRSGIGLAANQVNSLHRMFALHLKDDKGEQLSFIAINPKIVSHSVENTYLPTGEGCLSVDRNVPGYVPRHARITVKFKTIDGEEKKMRLSGLPAIAFQHELDHLNGIMFYDRINEKNPFAEIPDAVPYERD, from the coding sequence ATGATTTTAATGGATGATATAATTCGCGAAGGCCATCCGACACTCCGCACTAAAACAGAGGAAGTTCAATTCCCTTTAACTGATGAAATAAAACAGCTTGCTACAGATATGCTACAGTTTTTAATTAACAGCCAAGATCCTGAAATTGCCGATAAATATGATTTACGCAGCGGGATTGGATTAGCTGCTAACCAAGTAAATAGTCTACATCGCATGTTTGCCCTTCACTTAAAAGATGACAAAGGAGAACAATTGAGCTTTATCGCAATCAATCCGAAAATTGTTAGCCACTCTGTCGAAAATACCTATTTGCCAACTGGCGAAGGTTGCTTATCTGTTGATCGCAATGTTCCTGGTTATGTGCCACGTCACGCACGTATAACAGTGAAATTTAAAACAATCGACGGCGAAGAGAAAAAAATGCGTCTATCTGGCTTGCCAGCTATCGCCTTCCAGCATGAATTAGATCATTTAAACGGCATTATGTTTTATGATCGCATCAATGAAAAAAATCCATTTGCTGAAATTCCAGACGCTGTTCCATACGAACGCGACTAA
- the pdhA gene encoding pyruvate dehydrogenase (acetyl-transferring) E1 component subunit alpha gives MSKKNNNIFDPQQTLTEIEEKFEMFQILNEEGEIINEEADPKLADEELVELMTRMVYTRILDQRSISLNRQGRLGFYAPTAGQEASQLASHFALEKEDWILPGYRDVPQIVWHGLPLDKAFLFSRGHFEGNQIPEGVNVLPPQIIIGAQFIQAAGVALGIQKRGKKAVAVTYTGDGGSSQGDFYEGMNFAGAFKSPAIFIVQNNQFAISTPRELQTAAKTIAQKGVAAGIPSILVDGMDALAVYVATRDARERAINGEGPTFIETMCYRYGPHTMAGDDPTRYRTSDTDNEWAQKDPLVRFRKYLEGKGLWDEQKEEAVIERAKEEIKDAIKKADAAPKQKVTQLMENMYKGEMPSNLKEQYEIYKEKESK, from the coding sequence ATGAGCAAAAAAAACAATAATATTTTTGATCCACAACAAACGCTAACTGAAATCGAAGAAAAGTTTGAAATGTTTCAAATTTTGAACGAAGAAGGCGAAATTATAAATGAAGAGGCAGATCCGAAATTAGCAGATGAAGAGTTAGTTGAGTTAATGACGCGTATGGTATATACACGTATTTTAGATCAACGTTCCATTTCTCTTAACCGTCAAGGTCGATTAGGCTTCTACGCACCAACAGCTGGTCAGGAAGCTTCACAACTTGCTTCTCACTTTGCATTAGAAAAAGAAGATTGGATTTTACCAGGTTACCGTGATGTACCACAAATTGTATGGCATGGTTTACCGTTAGATAAAGCATTTTTATTCTCACGTGGTCACTTCGAGGGCAATCAAATCCCTGAAGGTGTTAATGTTTTACCTCCACAAATCATTATTGGTGCACAATTTATCCAAGCTGCTGGGGTGGCACTTGGTATTCAAAAACGTGGTAAAAAAGCTGTAGCAGTTACTTATACAGGTGATGGTGGGTCATCACAAGGTGATTTCTACGAAGGAATGAACTTTGCCGGTGCATTTAAATCACCTGCTATTTTCATCGTACAAAATAACCAATTTGCAATTTCTACACCGCGTGAATTACAAACAGCGGCAAAAACAATTGCACAAAAAGGTGTTGCAGCAGGTATCCCAAGTATTTTAGTAGATGGTATGGATGCACTTGCAGTGTACGTTGCTACTCGTGATGCACGTGAGCGCGCAATCAATGGTGAGGGTCCAACATTTATCGAAACAATGTGTTACCGTTATGGTCCGCATACAATGGCTGGGGATGACCCAACACGTTACCGTACGTCAGACACGGATAACGAGTGGGCTCAAAAAGACCCATTAGTTCGTTTCCGTAAATACCTAGAGGGTAAAGGACTATGGGATGAGCAAAAAGAAGAGGCTGTTATTGAACGTGCGAAAGAAGAAATAAAAGACGCAATTAAAAAAGCCGATGCTGCACCAAAGCAAAAAGTAACACAATTAATGGAAAATATGTACAAAGGCGAAATGCCATCGAATTTAAAAGAACAGTATGAAATCTACAAAGAGAAGGAGTCGAAATAA
- a CDS encoding alpha-ketoacid dehydrogenase subunit beta encodes MAQMTMIQAITDALRTELKNDENVLLFGEDIGVNGGVFRATEGLQKEFGVDRVFDTPLAESGIGGLAIGLSLQGFRPVPEIQFFGFVYEVMDSISGQLARLSYRSGGVYNAPVTIRSPFGGGVHTPEMHSDSLESLMTAQPGLTVVVPSTPYDAKGLLISSIRNDNPVIFLEHLKLYRSFREEVPEEAYEIPLGKADVKREGKDLTIIAYGLMVHESLKAAEELEKEGHSVEVIDLRTIQPIDIETIIASVEKTGRAIVVQEAQKQAGIAANVVAEITERAILSLEAPVLRVAAPDTVYPFPQAEGVWLPNYKDVMETAKKVLTF; translated from the coding sequence ATGGCACAAATGACGATGATTCAAGCAATTACAGATGCGCTTCGCACAGAATTAAAGAATGATGAAAACGTTCTGTTATTCGGGGAAGATATAGGCGTCAACGGTGGGGTTTTCCGTGCAACTGAAGGCCTACAAAAAGAATTTGGTGTAGATCGTGTATTCGATACACCATTAGCAGAGTCAGGTATTGGTGGCTTAGCAATCGGTCTTTCGCTTCAAGGTTTCCGCCCAGTTCCAGAAATTCAGTTTTTCGGCTTCGTCTATGAAGTGATGGATTCAATCAGTGGACAATTAGCACGTTTAAGCTACCGTAGCGGTGGTGTATATAATGCACCTGTTACAATTCGTTCTCCATTCGGTGGCGGTGTGCATACACCAGAAATGCACTCAGATAGCTTAGAGAGTTTAATGACGGCACAGCCGGGCTTAACAGTCGTTGTACCATCAACACCTTACGATGCTAAAGGATTACTTATTTCTTCTATTCGCAATGACAATCCAGTCATTTTCTTAGAGCATTTAAAATTATATCGCTCATTCCGTGAAGAAGTACCTGAGGAAGCATATGAAATTCCATTAGGTAAGGCAGATGTAAAACGTGAAGGTAAAGATTTAACAATTATTGCATATGGCTTAATGGTACATGAAAGCTTAAAAGCAGCAGAAGAACTTGAAAAAGAAGGACATTCTGTAGAAGTTATTGATTTACGCACAATCCAACCAATTGATATTGAAACAATCATTGCGTCAGTTGAGAAAACAGGCCGAGCAATCGTTGTTCAAGAAGCACAAAAACAAGCAGGTATTGCTGCGAATGTTGTCGCTGAAATTACAGAACGAGCTATCTTGAGTTTAGAAGCACCAGTACTTCGAGTAGCAGCACCAGATACAGTGTACCCATTCCCACAAGCTGAAGGTGTTTGGTTACCGAACTATAAAGATGTAATGGAAACAGCGAAAAAAGTTTTAACATTCTAA